From the Helianthus annuus cultivar XRQ/B chromosome 17, HanXRQr2.0-SUNRISE, whole genome shotgun sequence genome, the window CAAAATTGCATTACATATAAAAAAGGTTGCACCTAAAAAATGTTGCATTATAATTGTAAATGTAACGCTTTAAAAAAATATTGCGTTAGGTTTAAGGTAACTTTACCTAATGCAGATCTTAATAAAAGGTTGCATTAGGCCTAATGCAACATTTTCAATAACAAACGCAACATTTTACCAGGTTGTATAAGTTTCATTTTCTTAAAGTAATATTATGTAATATtattgtattataactaatagaTGTGCCGTATACTGTAAAGAAACAATTATGTTGGTCAAGTGGCGGTTGCCTTTAAGTATGTATGTAATGCAAGTACAACAATGTTGTTAATTAATATAATTCTCGTGCAAAGTAATTATAACATTATATCATAATCTCAACCTTAACTTTATGAAGGATCTACTAGTTGAATTACTCGCAAATGTGGTACATATTTAAGAGTATGTGATGAGTTGACAAACATTATTGGCTTTTCAGCTATAAACACTATTCACATCTAGTACATCAACTAGCTGACAGATCACCTAGGATCAAAATAACTTTCAAAAATTGACCAAAGGAAAACTTCTGTAGTCCACTTAAAGATATAGGCTCATTCTATACGCCACCCCTCTCTTTCCTGATTATACCCCCtttgtgagaggaaaactgtcggtcccacgcaggccccacctgtaagtatgtgagaggagggggtgaaaaaagtaaatagggggggtgtagaaagtagcacccaAAGATATATTTTGTTCAGAAAATGAATAGATCTTGACTTATAAACTTGTTCTAAGTAGACgacaaaaatataaatttaattagTTGACCATAAAGGCAAGTCATCGATGATGTAGCCTTGCAAAGTAGCATGGGAGATGAGATCATCAGCTATGCCAAATGATGAGAACATGTGATCACTTGATGATATGATGCTACCGTCATCCGGTAAAAACGGCTCAATCCAAAAATTTCCGGCTGTATCTGAAACTTGTGCTGTAACATCACTAGGAACTCCATAATCTGAGACACTCAGTGAACATGGTGAAGATTCACATGCGGAAGAAGATGATGTCACATCAGATGACATTACAGCCACTAAGATTTCAACTTCCTGTTGATTCTTTAAGTTGGGGTTTAGTACTAGCGGACATCGATTAAGGTTAGCAGCACTGTGTTTAAGACTTTCAGATGGGTCATTCTTTAACCCAGCCTGATCTTTTGTAACTCGGTTCCTTAAATGTGTGTGCCAGTGATTCTTTATTTCATTATCACTTCTTCCCGGCAATAGTGCAGCCATCTTTGACCATCTATGAACATAACAACAGAACTTTATTAGACAACAGCAACCTCAGAATTAAATGAGCTTTTTGGTAGTTTAGGATCTTTAAGAGTCTTTACAGGTGGTTTATGATAATATAAGTGTTTCTAGCTAAACCACCTAAAGGGCAAAAATATTCAAATCAAATAAGATAGTTTGGACTTACTTATTGCCAAGCTTGTTATGAACACCAATAATcacatcttcttcttctttagTAAAATTCCCATGTTTGACATTTGGGCGCAAATAATTCATCCATCGTAGCCTACAACTCTTTCCGCATCTAGACAACCCTAGATTAGATCAAGAAACCAAACAACAATAAGTAAGCAAGTGTGTAAAATCAACTTGAAATTTTCTACATAAGTTGGGTAGTAGATAATACCAGCAAGCTTAGGAAGCTCTCGCCAGTTAGGATGACCGTATCTCTGGATATAAGCTCTTAGTTTGTTGTCTTCATCTTCACACCATGCGCCTTTCTTGATTCCGTATTTGTCAAAGCATGGTGCCCTAACCATCTTCTCTAGCCACTAGGGTATCTTTctgtaaatgtttttttttttgtgtgtgtgtggctAAGGAAGACCTTTTTAGTTTCTGGATCTAAAAATAACCAGTATAAATACACAACCAAAACGTGTTCAGTAAATAAATCAATTTAAAAAGATGACCATAAATAATTGACTATTTTTGTCTGGCTTACACAATTCAAGGAATCGTCCCAAGTATACTCATAGTTGATCTTTGATTAAACATATTTTAGCATTGATTTCTTTGTAGTGATAatataatcatatatatatataatgtgtgtgtgttcttgtttgtttgtttgtatttAATTAGCCATAACTCAGGAGTAAGAAGTCAAGTCTGCGTTATCACACTAGGTGAAAGTCATAACTTTGGCAACCCGCGTATTACATTCGCTATCGGTAGacatttttttttcttcaaataTTTAATACTTTGGAACATAAATAATTACTTTACAGATTCAAAGTCAAGACCtgtgtaacttttttttttttttttttttttttttgagaacaGACAAGACCAATGTAACTACCAAACAGATTATCATAGCATATTTTACGTCCGTGTATGGGATATACTACAACTTTTTATGTGTTTGAATTGCCTGCCATTTGTTTACTCTTACATAGAAGGCTAGCAAATAGTAATATGATTGTATATATGTAATGATGTGTTTCTAAACACCATAAATGAGCTTGTATCATCTTCTTATAAAATCTATAAAggtaatttgttttttttatttagtttacatTACATATTCTTAAGAGTTACTTACACATATATAACTTGTGGTTTATCAAAAGTAACACAATCAGGTTTTAACGTTTTCGAGTAACAGATTAAAGTTCTATGATTTGAATCATGTAGCAAATTTAGGTATTAACATGTATCATTTGTGTGGTTAACTCTTAAATACTAAAATTATAAATCCCTAATGGACTTAACCGTTTCATATTATAATTTAAAACCCAACTACCACTACAAGAAATCGGAGCATTAGGGGCGGCCCCAATAGATGCGACATGGAGCAATAGCGGCGGCATCGCCTCAGGTCACTGCCATTGCTCCATGTCGCCCCTAATGCCTCGAGTTGCCGCTATTTTTTTGTAATAAATATAATTGCATATATTATATatgaaaaacagaaaaaaaaatgattttttatacaAGGCTTTACGGGCTCACTTAACTAAAGAGGGTTTTCATCTTGTGtccatatatgtgtgtgtttaaataataagtttttttttataaaatgatcAATTAACAATAGATTTGAAAGCCAATTAGTTACAATGAATAATTCATATTCACGAAATCTAATGAATGTACATTTTCATAAAAAGTAATTTTTTTCCAGTACAACAACAATAATCGATATTCGATAAGCGTACCAAGTAAATATTACTCATAAGTCAGAACCAAGTTAATGGTATGATCTAAGAATAATAAGATATAGTCATGTAAACAGGTCTACTTTTATCCTAAAGGATTAAGAAGCTACTTCTAATAAGACACACAACTCTAAAGCATATTCGAAGATAAGAGTTAAATAAAAACATACATATAGATTACTATAAAAACAGAAAAACTTGGTGAACTAGAACTATCCTTTTGTTcccaataaaataaaaaatataggTTTACCGACCATAACCCAAAATAACGCGCTTTattaaatcttttattttgtgTAAATAAACATTTACAACTGATAACTAAAACCTTTAGAATTATATGAAAAGGACTATATATATAAGTACTAGATAGACTCTTGTGTtgaata encodes:
- the LOC110924154 gene encoding transcription factor MYB13, which produces MVRAPCFDKYGIKKGAWCEDEDNKLRAYIQRYGHPNWRELPKLAGLSRCGKSCRLRWMNYLRPNVKHGNFTKEEEDVIIGVHNKLGNKWSKMAALLPGRSDNEIKNHWHTHLRNRVTKDQAGLKNDPSESLKHSAANLNRCPLVLNPNLKNQQEVEILVAVMSSDVTSSSSACESSPCSLSVSDYGVPSDVTAQVSDTAGNFWIEPFLPDDGSIISSSDHMFSSFGIADDLISHATLQGYIIDDLPLWSTN